The following proteins come from a genomic window of Yinghuangia sp. ASG 101:
- a CDS encoding relaxase/mobilization nuclease domain-containing protein: MIPSISKGVRTIGILYYLYGPGRRGEHVAPHLVASFDGFAPDPGRDPEATIAQLAKVLDLRVDQKRAVGEKLPAKHVWQCSLRVAPEDRTLAEPEWEQIARRVLDAAGIAPFGDPDGCRWIAVRHAEDHIHILATRVRGDLRPARNWHDYRHVDAECQQIEKDFGLRQVERRDPTAARRPTKAEQRKAERTGRIARTHLATSVRTAAAYAANAEEFFGLLERFGILVHPTLDPHGTIRGYKVALPDDRNAADEPVWFGGRTLAPDLSWTRVQERLTAHATSADNATDTGDGGGDMAPPLWQDLAATNSWDRAPAHLDRITALLHEATAAAEDGDTSLSRAGGTTRADTIREKIAAAHLAAVGQLMTVLPDALQNHPLPAGTRQDLRDAAAVFARAARSSGKAAHAQTRAAGSTFRMLTDTLLSDRSDGAELVGDLLAAALLAVIAVVQWHQANKHQAQARAAAEAVGHLRNAYRATAPKPLEKLTAAHTPGPRLAAMYAEVTRTVLTRRSGPTSAAAVLGDPAMAALTAAIHRGVKNDHNVLVLIDQAVTSRELATADNPAEVLTWRIHRLARTHPATAARRGNRAPQRRTGKAATTSTTARTGTSRPVPPPAANPATRRTR, from the coding sequence GTGATTCCGAGCATCTCCAAGGGTGTCCGCACCATCGGCATACTCTATTACCTGTACGGTCCGGGCCGCCGAGGCGAGCACGTCGCCCCCCATCTGGTCGCGTCTTTCGACGGCTTCGCGCCTGACCCCGGACGCGACCCGGAGGCGACCATCGCCCAGCTCGCGAAAGTCCTCGACCTACGGGTGGACCAGAAGCGCGCCGTCGGCGAGAAGCTCCCGGCCAAGCACGTATGGCAGTGCTCCTTGCGCGTAGCCCCCGAGGACCGCACTCTCGCCGAGCCCGAGTGGGAGCAGATCGCGCGGCGCGTCCTGGACGCCGCTGGCATCGCCCCGTTCGGCGACCCGGACGGCTGCCGCTGGATCGCGGTCCGGCACGCCGAGGACCACATCCACATCCTCGCCACCCGCGTGCGCGGCGACCTGCGTCCCGCACGCAACTGGCACGACTACCGGCATGTGGACGCCGAATGCCAGCAGATCGAGAAGGACTTCGGGCTGCGCCAGGTCGAACGCCGCGACCCGACCGCCGCCCGGCGTCCCACCAAGGCCGAACAGCGCAAAGCCGAACGCACCGGCCGCATCGCCCGTACCCACCTGGCGACCAGCGTGCGCACCGCCGCCGCGTATGCCGCCAACGCCGAGGAGTTCTTCGGCCTTCTCGAACGGTTCGGCATCCTCGTCCACCCCACCCTCGACCCGCACGGCACCATCCGCGGCTACAAGGTCGCCCTCCCCGACGACCGCAACGCCGCCGACGAGCCGGTGTGGTTCGGCGGACGCACCCTCGCCCCCGACCTGTCCTGGACCCGAGTCCAGGAACGCCTCACCGCCCACGCCACCAGCGCCGACAACGCCACCGACACCGGTGACGGGGGCGGCGACATGGCCCCGCCGCTGTGGCAGGACCTCGCCGCGACGAACTCTTGGGACCGCGCACCCGCGCATCTGGACCGCATCACCGCACTCCTCCACGAGGCCACGGCCGCCGCCGAGGACGGCGACACCTCGCTCTCGCGGGCCGGAGGCACGACCAGAGCCGACACGATACGTGAGAAGATCGCCGCCGCGCACCTGGCGGCCGTCGGACAGCTCATGACCGTCCTCCCCGATGCGCTGCAAAACCACCCGCTGCCCGCCGGCACCCGCCAAGACCTGCGCGACGCCGCAGCGGTGTTCGCGCGCGCCGCGCGCAGCAGCGGCAAAGCCGCCCACGCCCAGACCCGCGCAGCCGGCAGCACCTTCCGCATGCTCACCGACACCCTTCTCAGCGACCGCAGCGACGGCGCCGAACTGGTCGGCGACCTGCTCGCCGCCGCCCTGCTCGCCGTCATCGCGGTCGTGCAGTGGCATCAGGCCAACAAGCACCAAGCCCAGGCCCGCGCTGCCGCCGAAGCGGTCGGCCACCTGCGCAACGCCTACCGGGCCACCGCCCCCAAACCCCTGGAGAAGCTGACCGCCGCCCATACCCCCGGCCCTCGGCTCGCCGCCATGTACGCCGAGGTGACCCGTACGGTCCTCACCAGACGGAGCGGCCCCACATCCGCGGCTGCCGTGCTCGGCGATCCCGCCATGGCCGCCCTGACCGCCGCGATCCACCGCGGCGTGAAGAACGACCACAACGTTCTCGTCCTCATCGATCAGGCCGTCACCAGCCGCGAACTCGCCACCGCCGACAACCCGGCCGAAGTCCTCACCTGGCGCATCCACCGCCTCGCCCGCACCCACCCCGCAACGGCGGCCCGTCGCGGCAACCGCGCACCCCAGCGACGCACGGGCAAAGCCGCCACCACCTCGACAACGGCCCGGACCGGCACCAGCCGCCCCGTCCCGCCACCCGCCGCGAACCCCGCGACGCGCCGAACCCGCTGA
- a CDS encoding DUF2637 domain-containing protein: protein MTARPTEPPTRTTAPTATATARLDRAAVAALGLAGFVLSLDALRQMAAASHVRPSLTWLFPLILDGFIAYSVRALLVLRHAPLPARAYVWCLLATATGVSIWANVLHAVVLNRHAFSSAPVTHGTSGAGLELGDDVVGVLAACAPLALAAAVHLHTLIARHTAPAAAPEPVTEPVPQKEPDPSPLVAARRLGQARDDSPARDESTRHHHGTRTSPDQARDESQRAHRIKAHPRPTTSHRSAVRTTTPTTTTATPAAIRTPGRTAVRIPTPRQMRTAQSRNSRRIRIQITPQHHPCP, encoded by the coding sequence GTGACCGCCCGCCCTACCGAGCCCCCTACCCGCACCACCGCGCCGACCGCCACCGCAACGGCCCGCCTGGACCGCGCCGCCGTCGCCGCGCTCGGCCTCGCCGGATTCGTGCTCTCGCTCGACGCGCTCCGGCAGATGGCCGCTGCCTCACACGTCCGCCCCTCCCTGACCTGGCTGTTCCCGCTCATCCTCGACGGGTTCATCGCCTACTCCGTCCGCGCCCTGCTCGTCCTGCGCCACGCCCCGCTCCCCGCGCGCGCGTACGTGTGGTGCCTCCTGGCCACCGCGACCGGCGTCAGCATCTGGGCGAACGTCCTGCACGCCGTCGTCCTCAACCGACACGCGTTCAGCTCTGCGCCAGTCACGCACGGCACCTCCGGTGCCGGGCTCGAACTCGGGGACGACGTCGTCGGCGTGCTGGCCGCCTGCGCCCCGCTCGCTCTGGCCGCCGCCGTCCACCTCCACACACTGATCGCCCGCCACACCGCCCCGGCGGCAGCCCCGGAGCCGGTGACCGAACCGGTCCCGCAGAAGGAGCCTGACCCGTCGCCACTCGTCGCGGCCCGTCGCCTAGGTCAGGCGCGGGACGACTCACCAGCCCGGGACGAGTCGACCCGACATCACCACGGCACCCGTACCAGCCCTGACCAGGCACGCGACGAGTCGCAACGGGCACACCGCATCAAGGCCCACCCGCGACCGACCACCTCGCACCGCAGCGCAGTCCGCACAACCACACCAACCACGACAACGGCAACACCAGCAGCTATCCGCACGCCGGGGCGTACAGCGGTCCGCATCCCCACCCCGAGGCAAATGCGGACAGCCCAGAGCCGGAATTCGCGGAGAATCCGGATACAGATCACCCCGCAGCATCACCCGTGCCCGTAA
- a CDS encoding integrase: MSIQELLALPAAVSLETANRALDLSRSAGYALAKRGEYPVRVLKLGNAYRVATADLHRLLGVVTGAAPALLPGEEPGHRVPAAAYPQRSRTPRAA, translated from the coding sequence ATGTCGATTCAGGAGCTGCTGGCGCTGCCGGCCGCCGTGTCGTTGGAGACCGCGAACCGTGCGCTCGACCTGTCCCGCAGCGCGGGCTACGCGCTCGCAAAGCGTGGCGAATACCCGGTTCGGGTCTTGAAGTTGGGCAACGCCTACCGCGTTGCGACCGCGGACCTGCACCGCCTGCTCGGCGTCGTCACCGGCGCTGCCCCGGCACTGCTTCCGGGTGAGGAGCCTGGTCACCGCGTGCCCGCGGCGGCGTACCCGCAGCGTTCGCGGACGCCGCGTGCGGCCTGA
- the mobC gene encoding plasmid mobilization relaxosome protein MobC: MYPDEPSHALDNTSAVEPSQSSGSDDPLFFKTDIHDAAAEAQGRIRDREPEQRNGMVTIRFSIEEKAEIVAAGKARKLTVARLVAEAVFADIRGEMSVSAVRAANSIAVDELASARRDLAKVGGNLNQIAHRLNSGGVPHSADLVVVEAVRNAIAEVRRAVAVVDDAAHRAANRTAVRKSRRKAKQDAGPATDGAGNRGGR; encoded by the coding sequence GTGTACCCCGACGAGCCCAGCCACGCGCTCGACAACACGTCGGCTGTCGAGCCGTCGCAGAGCAGCGGCAGCGACGACCCCCTCTTCTTCAAGACCGACATCCACGACGCTGCGGCCGAGGCTCAGGGCCGGATCCGCGACCGGGAGCCGGAGCAGCGCAACGGGATGGTGACGATCCGTTTCAGCATCGAGGAGAAGGCCGAGATCGTCGCGGCCGGCAAGGCGCGCAAGCTGACGGTCGCCCGTCTGGTGGCCGAGGCTGTCTTCGCCGACATCCGCGGTGAGATGTCCGTGTCGGCGGTGCGGGCTGCGAACAGCATCGCGGTCGACGAGCTCGCGTCGGCCCGCCGGGATCTGGCGAAGGTCGGAGGGAACCTGAACCAGATTGCGCACCGCCTCAATTCTGGCGGCGTGCCGCATTCCGCCGACCTCGTGGTCGTCGAGGCTGTGCGGAACGCCATCGCGGAGGTCCGTCGGGCCGTCGCCGTAGTCGACGATGCGGCCCACCGCGCGGCGAACCGCACCGCTGTCCGCAAGTCCCGCCGGAAAGCGAAGCAGGACGCGGGCCCCGCAACGGACGGTGCGGGGAACCGGGGTGGCCGGTGA
- a CDS encoding phosphotransferase: MYSPPADPADGARMLDALTIATNALGAAPAGPVLWGWAGRTVSRRTDRPDGGQSWLRLMSAPTAQAGGKLWEGNRSAQQAFGALAGHRPQLLDLHDWTDGPYSYRAELSQYVPDDICSPTPALNGALDLPDQWWTSLRHSLETVARAETDRVAVRQEWADRAVPRELGIPAPALGPLVAVHGDLHWANLTRQGPRLLDWEGWGLGPACYDQAMLHIYTLSTPDAAKRVRVEFPELDSPQGLVAETVVTTELLQSIARGDFAELADAVNGQADRLRAAHGQE; this comes from the coding sequence ATGTACTCGCCACCAGCTGACCCGGCCGACGGGGCCCGCATGCTCGACGCCCTGACCATCGCGACGAACGCGCTCGGCGCGGCCCCCGCAGGCCCGGTGCTGTGGGGCTGGGCGGGCCGCACCGTCTCCCGCCGCACCGATCGGCCCGACGGCGGACAATCCTGGCTACGGCTGATGTCCGCCCCCACCGCCCAGGCCGGCGGCAAGCTCTGGGAAGGCAACCGGAGCGCCCAGCAGGCGTTCGGCGCACTCGCCGGGCACCGACCCCAACTGCTGGATCTGCACGACTGGACCGACGGCCCGTACTCCTACCGGGCCGAGCTGTCCCAATACGTCCCCGACGACATCTGCTCGCCCACCCCCGCCCTGAACGGCGCCTTGGACCTCCCAGACCAGTGGTGGACGAGCCTGCGGCACAGCCTGGAGACCGTCGCTCGCGCCGAAACCGACCGCGTCGCGGTCCGCCAGGAGTGGGCCGATCGGGCGGTGCCCCGCGAACTGGGGATCCCCGCCCCCGCGTTGGGGCCCCTGGTCGCGGTACACGGCGACCTCCACTGGGCCAATCTCACCCGGCAAGGCCCGCGCCTCCTCGATTGGGAGGGCTGGGGCCTGGGCCCCGCCTGTTACGACCAGGCGATGCTGCACATCTACACCCTCAGCACCCCCGATGCGGCCAAACGCGTCCGCGTCGAATTCCCTGAACTGGACAGCCCCCAGGGCCTGGTGGCCGAGACCGTCGTGACCACAGAACTGCTCCAAAGCATCGCCCGAGGCGACTTCGCCGAACTCGCCGACGCTGTGAACGGCCAGGCAGATCGATTGCGAGCGGCCCACGGACAGGAGTAG
- a CDS encoding ParB/RepB/Spo0J family partition protein: MGTDPAPNGNPNPTIATGTETGLTHHPTPTPDTKEHNLTTTPATAPPIKVHPAAEVFPMLPEDEFAELVEDIREHGLQVPIVLDPDSVLLDGRNRLAACARAGVPPTFTTYEGASPTAFILGKNLLRRHLTRGQTAMIAAMARSDVRQSLRATAKEFGLSRSRVTDADFVLRYASEFASSVVSGAVSLDEALAHARRHRSQAADHAKRFADLEHVAPDLATRVREDEISLIDAEAAVRQRRTDEEHRQAVRRADATRKDDGDTGTPFADLAEDGEITWAEALDKAHTYLGFRHERIRKARRDLTQIHAAWDAIRALQALPDSTFKHEVLAQLEPDAKA, translated from the coding sequence TTGGGCACCGACCCGGCGCCCAACGGCAATCCCAATCCCACCATCGCCACCGGCACGGAGACCGGCCTGACCCACCACCCCACACCCACGCCCGACACCAAGGAGCACAACCTGACCACCACCCCGGCCACCGCGCCGCCGATCAAGGTCCACCCGGCCGCCGAGGTCTTCCCGATGCTCCCCGAGGACGAGTTCGCCGAACTGGTCGAGGACATCCGCGAGCACGGCCTGCAGGTCCCGATCGTCCTCGACCCCGACAGCGTCCTCCTCGACGGCCGTAACCGCCTTGCCGCATGCGCACGCGCTGGCGTCCCGCCGACGTTCACCACCTACGAAGGCGCCAGCCCGACCGCGTTCATCCTCGGCAAGAACCTCCTCCGCCGACACCTCACCCGAGGCCAAACGGCCATGATCGCCGCGATGGCGCGTTCAGACGTGCGCCAGTCGCTGCGTGCGACCGCGAAAGAGTTCGGGCTCAGCCGCTCCCGCGTCACCGACGCCGACTTCGTCCTGCGCTACGCCTCCGAATTCGCATCCAGCGTCGTCTCCGGCGCAGTCAGCCTCGACGAAGCCCTCGCGCACGCTCGACGCCACAGGTCCCAGGCCGCCGACCACGCCAAGCGGTTCGCCGACCTGGAACACGTCGCCCCCGACCTGGCCACCCGCGTCCGCGAGGACGAGATAAGCCTTATCGACGCCGAAGCCGCCGTCCGCCAACGCCGCACTGACGAGGAGCACCGCCAGGCAGTCCGCCGCGCCGACGCCACCCGCAAGGACGACGGCGACACCGGCACCCCCTTCGCGGACCTCGCCGAGGACGGCGAGATCACCTGGGCCGAAGCCCTCGACAAAGCCCACACATACCTCGGCTTCCGCCACGAACGCATCCGCAAAGCCCGCCGCGACCTCACCCAGATCCACGCCGCCTGGGACGCCATACGCGCCCTGCAGGCCCTCCCCGACAGCACCTTCAAACACGAGGTCCTCGCTCAACTCGAACCCGACGCCAAGGCCTGA
- a CDS encoding site-specific integrase: MKGSTYRRCYCRDADGKPLGAKCPKLSNRKHGSYSVRQELPNRPDGTRRAFNRAGYATATAAQADLDRVRSLLALADADDEAVRTQLADLLEQISRNKSPLPDVEATRRSLGSGRSLTARLTVGEVLDDWLAGKRGRRSAIARDEGNIRIHLKPHIGDMRVDRLRVADLTAMFNAIADANVETAEANAARRAVIAELAEIPWKGRENRARRKALKATIAEMPPFRRMVGPATRQRIRSTLRAALNDAIAQQIITFNPAAHVSLDAARRPKPVIWTQEHIAYWQRTGEPPSPVMVWTPEQTGRFLDRVQDDRLYALWYLIAFRGLRRGEACGTRWIDVDLTSLQLTVAKQLVVDGWEVYEDQPKTDAGARTIALDVATGSVLRAHRTQQDRERREWGDAWTDTGRAFTREDGSWLNPKALTGRFRDLCARAALPPIRLHDLRHGAATIAHAAGADLKTIQEMLGHSSIAITANTYTSVLPTVGREAAEGAARIVPRSRRADGAPWSPLMTGDDLPSAQALLMLTGPTPPPGHVPKRL, encoded by the coding sequence TTGAAGGGTTCCACCTACCGTCGCTGCTACTGCCGAGATGCCGACGGTAAACCGCTCGGCGCGAAATGCCCCAAACTCTCCAACCGCAAGCACGGCTCGTACTCCGTGCGCCAGGAGTTGCCCAACCGGCCCGACGGGACTCGTCGCGCCTTCAACCGCGCAGGCTATGCCACCGCGACGGCGGCCCAGGCCGATCTCGACCGCGTTCGCTCGCTCCTCGCTCTCGCCGACGCCGACGACGAGGCCGTCCGTACGCAACTCGCCGACCTGCTGGAGCAGATCAGCCGGAACAAGAGCCCCCTGCCGGACGTCGAAGCCACCCGTCGGAGCCTCGGCAGCGGGCGGAGCCTCACTGCTCGCCTCACCGTCGGAGAAGTCCTGGACGACTGGCTCGCCGGGAAGCGCGGACGCCGGAGCGCAATCGCTCGCGACGAAGGCAACATCCGCATCCACCTCAAGCCGCACATTGGTGACATGCGCGTGGACCGACTCCGCGTCGCGGACCTGACCGCGATGTTCAACGCCATCGCGGACGCCAACGTCGAGACCGCCGAGGCCAACGCCGCCCGCCGCGCCGTCATCGCCGAGTTGGCCGAAATCCCTTGGAAAGGACGGGAGAACCGCGCGCGGCGCAAGGCGCTCAAGGCGACGATCGCCGAGATGCCGCCGTTCCGCCGCATGGTGGGTCCTGCGACTCGCCAGCGCATCCGTTCGACGCTGCGCGCCGCGCTCAACGACGCGATCGCCCAGCAGATCATCACCTTCAACCCCGCAGCCCACGTCAGCCTCGACGCGGCCAGGCGACCCAAGCCGGTCATTTGGACCCAGGAGCACATCGCATATTGGCAGCGCACCGGCGAACCGCCCTCGCCGGTCATGGTCTGGACGCCCGAGCAGACCGGCCGCTTCCTCGACCGCGTCCAAGACGACCGCCTATACGCCCTCTGGTACCTGATCGCTTTCCGTGGCCTGCGACGCGGCGAGGCATGTGGCACGCGATGGATCGACGTCGATCTGACGAGTCTCCAGCTCACCGTCGCCAAGCAGCTCGTCGTCGACGGATGGGAGGTCTACGAGGACCAACCCAAGACCGATGCTGGCGCCCGCACCATTGCCCTTGACGTCGCGACCGGTTCGGTCCTCCGTGCCCACCGCACCCAACAGGACCGCGAACGCCGGGAGTGGGGCGATGCCTGGACCGATACCGGCCGCGCGTTCACCCGCGAAGACGGCTCATGGCTCAACCCCAAGGCGCTCACGGGCCGCTTCCGCGACCTCTGCGCGCGAGCCGCCCTGCCGCCGATCCGCCTGCACGACCTGCGGCACGGCGCGGCGACCATCGCACACGCGGCCGGGGCGGACCTGAAGACCATTCAGGAGATGCTCGGCCATTCGTCGATCGCGATCACCGCCAACACCTACACGAGCGTTCTGCCGACGGTCGGACGTGAAGCCGCCGAGGGCGCGGCCCGGATCGTGCCCCGCTCCCGGCGCGCTGATGGCGCTCCCTGGTCCCCTTTGATGACAGGCGATGACCTGCCATCCGCTCAAGCGCTGCTCATGCTGACCGGCCCCACGCCGCCCCCGGGACATGTGCCGAAGCGGCTGTGA
- a CDS encoding aldo/keto reductase, giving the protein MSTALALGTYRCRDAAASAALAVATGTQWIDTAPNYGNGAVQPTLAPILTAHPEVGVSTKVGFLTDQTAQDALDQGVLTPWDTVHDHSLDPRYIEWQVRRSRSELGRTCLDTVFVHNPERACGEDRNELHRALRRAFAALEHQAALGNIDGYGVATWSGFADGVFTVDELIRLAFQASGGCIPRLTSIQLPVSLVNLAPLQAALAGEGPITDAHRAGLEVLASAPLHGGELDNLATDELAAYIRPGLSRAAACLHTVASCPGVTRVLLSASTPAHWHEAVHAVGLAPLDTTHLREITDVLATS; this is encoded by the coding sequence GTGAGCACCGCCCTCGCGCTGGGTACCTACCGCTGCCGTGACGCCGCCGCATCGGCGGCGCTCGCGGTGGCCACCGGCACTCAATGGATCGACACCGCCCCCAACTACGGAAACGGCGCCGTCCAACCCACGCTCGCCCCGATCCTGACCGCCCACCCCGAGGTCGGCGTCTCCACCAAGGTCGGGTTCCTCACCGATCAGACTGCTCAGGATGCCTTGGACCAAGGCGTGTTGACCCCCTGGGACACCGTGCACGACCACAGCCTCGACCCGCGCTATATCGAATGGCAGGTCCGACGCAGCCGGAGCGAGCTTGGCCGTACGTGCCTGGACACCGTCTTCGTGCACAACCCCGAGCGCGCCTGCGGCGAAGACCGCAACGAACTACACCGGGCGCTTCGACGCGCATTCGCCGCCTTGGAACATCAAGCCGCCCTCGGCAACATCGACGGCTACGGGGTGGCCACATGGTCCGGGTTCGCCGATGGCGTGTTCACCGTCGACGAGTTGATCAGGCTGGCCTTCCAGGCGTCCGGCGGCTGCATCCCGCGGCTGACCTCGATCCAACTGCCGGTCAGCCTCGTCAACCTCGCCCCGCTCCAGGCCGCGCTCGCCGGTGAGGGGCCCATCACGGACGCGCACCGGGCCGGCTTGGAGGTTCTGGCCTCCGCGCCACTGCACGGCGGCGAACTCGACAACCTGGCCACCGACGAACTCGCCGCCTACATCCGGCCCGGCCTGAGCCGCGCGGCTGCCTGCCTGCACACGGTCGCGTCATGCCCGGGAGTGACGCGCGTCCTGTTGTCCGCGTCCACGCCTGCACACTGGCACGAGGCCGTCCACGCCGTCGGCCTGGCACCCTTGGACACCACGCACTTGCGGGAGATCACCGATGTACTCGCCACCAGCTGA
- a CDS encoding cupin domain-containing protein, with amino-acid sequence MTSVSIAERLGGDEFLAQALSREHRHVPGVHHDVAGLLSWDDLNLIVACHRMEPPRMRLSADGDMLPLHRYSRPVTTRRNTVWHQVHPAELHARLAEGATLVLDAVDELHPPLGAFADELARFLRTRVQVNAYASFTGTEGFGTHWDDHDTLVVQLEGAKRWRVFGPTRAVPMFRDTEAPEEPPSEPLAELVLRPGDLLYVPRGWWHAVAADQGEHSLHVTCGLQTHTGVDLIGWVADRLRARTEVRADVPRLASASEQAAYAEMLAKLVVEELSAVDLVARYSAAMDGLDPGRLHASLPHVTSVPADPGLLIRLTTPRARLTANDGIVQLEAGGTCWDFAEPVAAILRPLVGGRTVSLAELAVLAGLPIEDVARVAGELVAAQVAAVGGSR; translated from the coding sequence ATGACCTCCGTGTCCATCGCGGAGCGCCTGGGCGGGGACGAGTTCCTCGCCCAGGCGCTGTCCCGCGAACACCGCCACGTGCCCGGCGTCCACCACGACGTCGCCGGCCTGCTGAGCTGGGACGACCTGAACTTGATCGTCGCCTGCCACCGCATGGAGCCGCCGCGGATGAGGCTGTCCGCCGACGGGGACATGCTGCCGCTGCACCGCTACAGCCGCCCGGTCACCACCCGCCGGAACACGGTCTGGCACCAGGTCCACCCCGCCGAGTTGCACGCCCGTCTGGCCGAGGGCGCCACGCTGGTGCTGGACGCGGTCGACGAACTGCACCCGCCGCTGGGCGCGTTCGCCGATGAACTGGCGCGGTTCCTGCGGACTCGGGTGCAGGTCAATGCATACGCGTCGTTCACCGGCACGGAGGGTTTCGGTACTCACTGGGATGACCACGACACGCTGGTCGTGCAGTTGGAAGGCGCCAAGCGGTGGCGGGTGTTCGGGCCGACCCGGGCCGTGCCGATGTTCCGCGACACCGAGGCGCCCGAGGAACCGCCCTCCGAGCCGCTGGCGGAACTGGTGCTGCGGCCCGGCGACTTGCTGTACGTTCCGCGCGGCTGGTGGCACGCGGTCGCCGCCGACCAAGGCGAGCACTCGTTACACGTGACCTGCGGCCTCCAGACCCACACCGGCGTTGACCTGATCGGCTGGGTCGCCGACCGGCTGCGGGCCCGTACCGAGGTACGCGCGGACGTGCCCCGTCTCGCCAGTGCCTCCGAACAGGCCGCCTACGCCGAGATGCTGGCCAAGCTGGTGGTGGAGGAACTGTCGGCCGTCGATCTGGTCGCCCGCTACAGCGCGGCGATGGACGGCTTGGACCCGGGTCGCCTGCACGCCTCCCTGCCCCACGTGACCAGCGTGCCGGCCGACCCCGGTCTGTTGATCCGACTGACCACGCCCCGAGCCCGCCTGACGGCCAACGACGGAATCGTCCAGCTCGAAGCGGGCGGTACCTGCTGGGACTTCGCCGAGCCGGTCGCCGCCATTCTGCGGCCTCTCGTCGGCGGGCGGACGGTCTCCCTCGCCGAGCTGGCGGTGCTGGCCGGGCTCCCGATCGAGGATGTTGCCCGCGTGGCCGGTGAACTCGTCGCCGCGCAGGTCGCGGCAGTTGGAGGCAGCCGGTGA
- a CDS encoding DUF3631 domain-containing protein — MESMPDLVGPTTPLHHPTVDADHGTDDTPALSVSEGEQVLSDLAAQFRRYVVLPSDDALTAVTLWVAATHVQTAWQHAPRLAIVGPAKRCGKSRLLDVVTETVHEPLITVNASPAAVFRSITDNPPTLLVDEADTLFGSAKAAERNEEMRGLLNAGHQRNRPTLRVSGPNHEVSKFPTFAMAALAGIGDLPDTIMDRSVVIRMRRRRPGEKVAEFRTVRDTPALHALRDRLAAWLTPLHTQATDMTPPMPVEDRAADTWQPLVSVADLAGGPWPAAARTACRTMTIYEAEQDQDNSALNIRLLTDIRRAFAAEGDPPVLRTGRLLGILNEDAESPWPDYSGKGLTPRGLQILLKDHGISSANRRLPDGSQAKGFTRLQFADAWARYCADPAPEQTSNPSAGA; from the coding sequence ATGGAGTCTATGCCGGACCTTGTCGGCCCGACAACTCCCCTACACCACCCCACCGTCGATGCCGACCACGGCACCGACGACACCCCGGCTCTCTCTGTCTCCGAGGGAGAGCAGGTCCTGTCCGACTTGGCCGCGCAGTTCCGGCGGTACGTCGTCCTGCCGAGCGACGACGCCCTGACGGCGGTGACGTTGTGGGTGGCGGCCACGCACGTGCAGACGGCGTGGCAGCATGCGCCGCGTCTGGCGATCGTCGGACCGGCGAAGCGCTGCGGGAAGTCGCGGCTGCTGGACGTGGTCACCGAGACCGTGCACGAGCCGCTGATCACGGTCAACGCCTCCCCGGCGGCGGTGTTCCGGTCGATCACCGACAACCCGCCGACCCTGCTGGTCGACGAGGCCGACACCCTCTTCGGATCGGCGAAGGCCGCGGAGAGGAACGAGGAGATGCGCGGCCTGCTCAACGCCGGCCACCAGCGCAACCGGCCCACGCTGCGGGTCTCGGGCCCCAACCACGAGGTGTCGAAATTCCCCACCTTCGCCATGGCCGCCCTCGCGGGCATCGGCGACCTGCCCGACACGATCATGGACCGGTCCGTCGTGATCCGGATGCGCCGACGCCGACCAGGGGAGAAGGTCGCGGAATTCCGCACCGTGCGCGACACCCCGGCACTGCACGCCCTGCGCGACCGGCTTGCGGCGTGGCTCACCCCGCTCCACACCCAGGCGACGGACATGACCCCGCCCATGCCGGTCGAGGACCGGGCCGCCGACACGTGGCAGCCCCTGGTCTCCGTCGCCGACCTCGCCGGCGGCCCCTGGCCCGCCGCGGCCCGCACCGCCTGCCGAACCATGACGATCTACGAGGCCGAACAAGACCAGGACAACAGTGCCCTGAACATCCGCCTCCTGACCGACATCCGGCGGGCCTTCGCCGCCGAAGGCGACCCGCCGGTGCTGCGCACGGGCCGGCTGCTCGGCATCCTCAACGAGGACGCCGAGTCCCCCTGGCCCGACTACAGCGGCAAGGGCCTGACCCCGCGCGGGCTGCAGATCCTGCTCAAGGACCACGGCATCAGCTCGGCCAACCGCCGCCTCCCCGACGGCTCCCAGGCCAAAGGCTTCACCCGCCTGCAGTTCGCCGACGCGTGGGCGCGCTACTGCGCCGACCCCGCACCCGAGCAGACCTCGAATCCCAGCGCTGGCGCCTGA